The Pseudomonas sp. R4-35-07 nucleotide sequence GAAAAAGCATCTAGTTTCCTATTCAGGATCATCGCAAAAAAAGATGTAAAACAAGGCATTGTGTAAATGAGAGACGTAGAGTCGGAAATACTTAAGCGCTCCAAGGCTATATTGTTCAAAACTGGGACGAGGAAAACATTAGGAACGGCGATGATGAAAAATTTAAAATAGAGTACAGGCTCTAAACTTATGCCGATTCTATTTACTGGGTTCCAAAATATTGCGTAGAGGAAAAGAACGCTGATAGAAGCGCATGCCAATCGAAATGGCCAAGCGCCCATAGCTTGAACACCTATTTTGGAAACTGGCAAGCCAGCCCCCCAAATTAGGGCCATGCCAGCGATAAGAAGCAAACTTTTTTGAAATGGCGACATAATTTAATTAACCATAACGAGCAATGAGAGCGATCCTGGTTTGATCCGGATTAGCTGTTACCATTGATACAAAATGCGGAACTTTTCGCTGTGAAGTATCGAACACAAATAGCTGGCCGTAAGTTGGCGTCAATGTATCATTAACCGACGAATGGGTTTTATTTAAAATGAAGGTAAGCCCGCCAAAATTCGGATTCCATTGGGGTGTTATGTTCAGTGCTATTCCAAGATTTGAACCTGGGTCGCAATGAGTTGTTAAAAAATCACCTTGGTCGAAACGATTTATGTAGCGAGCCTCCATTGCTCCAATTGTTCGTTCTGATAGCTTCGATAATAATTCTAGAAAATCGTCTCTCATAAGGTAATCATCGAAGAGTTTCATTGCCGGATGAACCGGTGCACCCTCCAATTCGACCAGCCTGCGAAAGCTAAAAGCAAAACCTCCCTCATGGTATATTTTAAGTGCGTCGGCTTTAGCATGCTTTAAACGCGAGTGTGGCACGCTGTATGGCAAATCAACTTCTTCAGTAGAATTGCGGATTATATACGTCCAATCTTGTTCTTCGATGCTTGCGCACGCATCTTTACAGCCATGCACAAGGTCTGGAATGCGTGAACATAGATCGATTGAGCAGTAACCTCGCTCTCTAAAGCACTGTGATTTCTTATTCATGTTCGAAGACGGTCTCTTCTCGCTTATCCAGGGTTTGCATTGATAGATAAATCCTCTTACCTATTACCGTTGGCAGATCGTAGCCAGTAATATGCTTGACGATTTGATCGCATGCTAATCCAGCCATTGCTGACAAGGAGGGAGCGCTTTGCCACGCATTAACTGTCCGATCCCCATCCAAAAAATTATGCTTGAGCCGAGCTCGCTGAAATTTCTCTATATTAGATTTACTGCTGTAATAAGTTTGTCGTGCGGATTGTTTTACATCTTCGAAAGATTTGTGTGACCCATCATTTAGGTATAACGGCCCAATGGATATTTCAAGCGGGTCTCCTCCTAACTCCATTACTGGAATGCCACGCTCTTTGGCCATAGTGTGGATCACTTCTTCTGGTGTGTGTTTTCGATAATAGCCCAAGCTTGCCCAAGCAAGTACGATCAAATCAACACCGTCTAATAGCTTGCTAATTTGTGAGGGTCTGGAGCAACAAATTCACAAAAGGCTTCCACTATTACATTAGGATTGTACTCATAAATTCTTTCTTTGGCCGCTGACACCTTCTCTTTTCCAACATCTGAAGTAGTGTATAAAATTTGACGATTTATGTTAGATAATTCGACGTCATCACCATCAACCAAGCGCAGTTTTCCTATGCCGGCCATTGCAAGAAGTAGAGAACACCAAGTCCCCCAACCTCCCATTCCAAACATAACGACGCTGCTGGACTTTAGACGCTCCTGATAAATTTGCGAATGTACATGTCCCTTGTCGATCAGCGAAAATTGAAGCATTTGACGGTCATATCGCTCGACCTCTTCACTCGTCAACGCATTTGAAAAAAAAGCGTTATCTTCTAGCAGATTCATCTCATGAAGTATTGCGATAAAGCCGGTGAGGTCCTGCTCAGAGACCTCAATATCCTGATGCCCTAACTCTTTGGCAATCTGCGGCACTGTGCGGGTTCCATCCAACTTCCCTAGCACATCTTTCACCCACTCTGGCGGTGCAACAATGATCTTAGATACTCCCGGAATCTCTCCGATGCAAATATCACCGTCCTCAGCCAGTATGATGTGATGTGATCGCTTGATAAGAGGCTTGGTGTTGGTATTCATACGAGGACTCGCAATTATTTTTGGCATAAAGAAAGGGGCTGCAGTAAGCAACCCCTTACCGAGAAACGTAACTTAATTAATCTTCCAGTTCGATCTCTTCGCCTTCAGAATACATAGCTTTCTCCTCAGAGATAGCCGATACGCGCTCTTCAAGCTCTTCAAATTGTACGTTCTGCATGATTCACCTCGCTCACTTATAAATTAAATTAGTTCAAACCATACGTCGCTCAACGCATTTAATGTATAGAACAAGAATTGATATTCTGCGGCGTTACTTTGTTGCCAAATACTTCAGCTTTCCTAAAATAGTATTTTTAATTCCGAATGATATTGCGGATTAGACTTCCTGTCAGATACTCAGAAACTACATCTCATGTTAATTATTAGTACGCACACCAAGGAACTTTCCTACGGCACTTTTAACTTACAAGCGCACTCCTCAAACCGCTCCTGCAAAGTCCGATGACTGCCCGAGAACCACCGGTGGTACGTCA carries:
- a CDS encoding 2OG-Fe(II) oxygenase family protein, yielding MNKKSQCFRERGYCSIDLCSRIPDLVHGCKDACASIEEQDWTYIIRNSTEEVDLPYSVPHSRLKHAKADALKIYHEGGFAFSFRRLVELEGAPVHPAMKLFDDYLMRDDFLELLSKLSERTIGAMEARYINRFDQGDFLTTHCDPGSNLGIALNITPQWNPNFGGLTFILNKTHSSVNDTLTPTYGQLFVFDTSQRKVPHFVSMVTANPDQTRIALIARYG
- a CDS encoding ThiF family adenylyltransferase codes for the protein MNTNTKPLIKRSHHIILAEDGDICIGEIPGVSKIIVAPPEWVKDVLGKLDGTRTVPQIAKELGHQDIEVSEQDLTGFIAILHEMNLLEDNAFFSNALTSEEVERYDRQMLQFSLIDKGHVHSQIYQERLKSSSVVMFGMGGWGTWCSLLLAMAGIGKLRLVDGDDVELSNINRQILYTTSDVGKEKVSAAKERIYEYNPNVIVEAFCEFVAPDPHKLASY
- a CDS encoding pantocin A family RiPP; amino-acid sequence: MQNVQFEELEERVSAISEEKAMYSEGEEIELED